The Nitrospira sp. genome contains a region encoding:
- a CDS encoding response regulator: MAASIASPSILLIDPAPEFHEIIRRYFSSALVTVCSSFRKAVTYIPLNLYQVVICPQSIASLDGYSLLGLNRLHHPCSPFIVTTEREEVAAVRQAIEQGALGFLHGTTTTPNIICIIEDLLSLYQLRCSLESGATWTTKYGHQLRRNLIRKSKMLSDTRQENRVMCEQTLTAVEGSTLAFQAQANHLVSEARQRMWEY; the protein is encoded by the coding sequence ATGGCCGCATCAATCGCGTCACCCTCAATCCTACTCATTGATCCTGCTCCTGAGTTCCACGAGATCATTCGCCGATATTTTTCGAGCGCTCTTGTGACTGTTTGTTCCTCGTTTAGGAAAGCCGTGACGTATATACCGCTGAACCTCTACCAAGTCGTCATCTGTCCTCAGAGCATTGCTTCGCTCGACGGGTATTCCCTGCTCGGCCTCAATCGGCTTCACCATCCTTGCTCACCCTTTATTGTCACGACGGAGCGAGAGGAAGTCGCTGCCGTGCGGCAAGCCATAGAGCAGGGCGCCCTTGGGTTTCTGCACGGAACCACGACGACCCCGAACATCATCTGCATCATTGAAGACCTGTTGTCACTCTACCAATTGCGTTGTTCGCTCGAAAGTGGCGCAACGTGGACGACCAAGTATGGCCATCAACTTCGGAGGAACCTCATTCGTAAGTCCAAAATGCTGAGCGATACCAGACAAGAAAACCGAGTGATGTGCGAACAAACGCTCACCGCCGTAGAAGGCAGCACGCTGGCATTTCAAGCCCAGGCCAATCATCTCGTCAGCGAGGCACGACAGAGAATGTGGGAATACTGA
- a CDS encoding ATP-dependent metallopeptidase FtsH/Yme1/Tma family protein: protein MRVTEQQTRRNNSDSTSARRLQNADSGSGARKSVEQMKVPPRKTWLWFVLILVANFLLGRFLIPSQEAPVTVPYTFFKQEVGKNNVAAIYSQADTITGRFTTAITYPPLGEKNTASSGEAKTTSERGAVSGTETKVISVFTTTLPSFVDPSLEQFLITNGVEISAKPIQEGGNPWVTMFFSFGPGLLFIGFYIWLFRRAAQQGGGMMGGGVMGMGKSRARRYDQEQNAKITFNDVAGIDEAENELIEIVDFLKDTNKYTRLGGTAPKGVLLVGAPGTGKTLLAKAVAGEAGVPFFSMSAAEFVEMIVGVGAARVRDLFKEARENAPAIVFIDELDAIGRARGQMAIGGSSEQEQTLNQILTEMDGFSSREGIIVLAATNQPDVLDKALLRPGRFDRRVVVNLPDKTGREAILKVHTRNVPLANDAILGNLAAMTPGLSGADLKNLVNEAALLGARREQQEVRHKDFLDALEKIVLGPERPILMSRADRERIAYHEGGHAILGLVVSGADPVNRVTIVPRGQALGVTYQRPDSDRYNYPEAYLRARIVGMLGGRAAEEIVYGTKTTGAENDIEQATGLARRMVTRWGMSERLGLVQLAPRENPYLSGLNGYGDARPFSEETAKAIDAEVLRIIGESHDEARRLLSVHRMQLDLLAEALLARETLNEQEILEVTGLPHAPALETAALPHPGVGTRSADSIIAKLEPARSYRVES from the coding sequence ATGCGCGTGACGGAACAGCAGACGCGGCGCAACAACAGCGATTCCACATCAGCCAGGCGCCTCCAAAACGCCGACAGCGGGTCGGGTGCTCGAAAGAGTGTCGAGCAGATGAAGGTGCCGCCGCGCAAGACATGGCTCTGGTTCGTGCTCATCCTGGTCGCAAACTTCTTACTTGGAAGGTTTCTGATCCCGAGCCAGGAAGCGCCGGTCACAGTGCCCTATACCTTCTTTAAGCAGGAGGTAGGGAAGAACAACGTCGCGGCGATCTATAGTCAGGCGGACACGATCACAGGGCGTTTCACGACAGCTATCACCTATCCACCGTTGGGTGAAAAGAATACGGCGTCCAGCGGCGAGGCCAAAACCACGAGCGAGCGTGGTGCGGTCTCCGGCACCGAAACCAAAGTAATCAGTGTGTTCACAACTACACTCCCTTCCTTCGTCGACCCTAGCTTGGAACAATTTCTAATCACGAATGGAGTCGAGATCAGCGCGAAACCGATTCAAGAAGGCGGCAACCCATGGGTGACGATGTTTTTTAGCTTTGGCCCGGGCCTGCTCTTCATCGGCTTCTATATCTGGCTCTTCCGTCGGGCTGCGCAGCAAGGCGGCGGCATGATGGGCGGAGGAGTGATGGGCATGGGCAAGAGTCGAGCCCGCCGGTATGACCAGGAGCAGAATGCGAAGATCACCTTTAACGACGTCGCCGGCATCGACGAAGCTGAGAATGAACTGATTGAGATCGTGGATTTCCTCAAGGATACCAATAAGTACACCCGCCTCGGAGGGACTGCTCCGAAAGGCGTGCTGCTGGTAGGTGCGCCGGGTACGGGGAAGACGCTGCTCGCGAAGGCTGTTGCAGGAGAGGCGGGTGTGCCCTTCTTCTCGATGAGCGCCGCGGAGTTTGTGGAGATGATCGTGGGAGTGGGCGCGGCGAGGGTACGGGATCTCTTCAAGGAAGCGCGCGAGAATGCGCCCGCGATTGTTTTCATCGACGAACTCGATGCCATCGGACGCGCTCGCGGACAGATGGCGATTGGCGGGTCCAGCGAGCAGGAGCAAACCTTGAACCAAATCCTGACCGAAATGGACGGGTTCTCGAGCCGAGAAGGCATCATCGTGTTGGCGGCAACGAACCAACCGGACGTGCTCGACAAAGCGCTCCTGCGTCCCGGACGCTTCGACAGGCGCGTGGTCGTGAATCTCCCCGATAAGACCGGGCGGGAGGCCATCCTCAAAGTCCACACCCGCAACGTGCCGCTCGCGAACGATGCAATACTCGGAAATCTTGCCGCAATGACGCCAGGGCTCTCAGGGGCCGACCTCAAGAATCTGGTGAATGAGGCCGCGCTACTGGGAGCTCGCCGCGAGCAACAAGAGGTCCGTCACAAGGACTTCCTCGACGCACTGGAGAAGATCGTGCTCGGCCCAGAACGCCCGATTCTCATGAGCCGGGCCGACCGAGAACGCATTGCCTATCACGAGGGTGGACATGCCATCCTCGGTCTCGTGGTGTCTGGCGCCGACCCCGTGAACCGGGTTACGATCGTGCCACGCGGGCAGGCGCTCGGCGTAACCTATCAGCGCCCCGACAGCGACCGTTATAACTATCCGGAAGCTTATTTACGCGCGAGGATTGTTGGAATGCTGGGAGGGCGTGCAGCCGAGGAGATTGTCTACGGGACGAAGACCACTGGGGCCGAAAACGACATCGAGCAAGCCACCGGTCTCGCCCGTCGGATGGTCACACGTTGGGGCATGAGTGAACGGCTTGGGCTCGTACAGCTCGCGCCAAGGGAGAACCCCTACCTGAGCGGCTTAAACGGGTACGGAGACGCGAGGCCGTTCAGCGAGGAGACTGCTAAAGCCATCGATGCCGAGGTACTCAGGATTATCGGCGAGAGTCACGACGAGGCCAGACGGCTCCTCAGCGTGCATCGCATGCAACTCGATTTGCTTGCCGAAGCCTTGCTCGCTCGGGAGACTCTCAACGAACAGGAAATTCTCGAGGTGACGGGGCTCCCCCATGCGCCGGCTCTTGAGACTGCTGCGTTGCCCCATCCTGGTGTGGGTACCAGGAGCGCTGACTCAATCATTGCCAAATTAGAACCCGCTCGATCTTATCGCGTTGAATCGTGA
- a CDS encoding helix-turn-helix domain-containing protein: MRIYILALQDTFDTGLSTLLDTFSVANELAASSRTLTTRFDVTIVGVRSRVTTSHGLSIPAEPATGLARPDVALVPAVGAKMPDTLRIMLDRREIVDAQNLLRGWFQRGTMLGAACTGTFILAGTSLLNGHRATTSWWLAPFFRERYPHVMLDESRMIVHSSPFITAGAALAHLDLALWLVRRRSPALAALTARYLVLDPRPMQATFAIPDHLAHADPFVERFERWSRRRLADGFSLYEAARAVATSPRTLTRRLHAVVGKSPLAYFQDIRIERAVHLLQTSDHSIDEIAAQVGYANGVTLRTLIRRKIGRGVRELRARV, encoded by the coding sequence ATGCGAATTTATATCCTTGCACTTCAGGACACCTTCGATACTGGCTTATCCACCCTTCTTGACACCTTCAGTGTGGCGAATGAACTCGCCGCATCCTCGAGGACATTGACGACGCGCTTCGATGTCACCATCGTGGGTGTTCGCTCCCGAGTGACCACGAGTCACGGCCTGTCGATCCCGGCGGAGCCGGCGACGGGACTTGCGCGTCCCGATGTCGCCCTGGTTCCTGCCGTGGGGGCGAAGATGCCTGATACGTTGCGCATCATGCTCGACCGACGAGAGATAGTGGACGCGCAGAACCTCCTGCGGGGATGGTTCCAGCGAGGCACCATGCTTGGGGCTGCCTGCACGGGCACGTTCATCCTTGCAGGAACCTCCCTGCTCAACGGCCATCGTGCGACGACTTCCTGGTGGCTGGCTCCCTTCTTTCGTGAACGGTATCCGCACGTGATGCTGGACGAGTCACGTATGATCGTCCACTCGTCACCGTTCATCACTGCCGGGGCCGCGCTGGCACATCTCGATCTGGCCTTGTGGCTCGTGCGCCGCCGTAGTCCCGCGTTGGCGGCGCTGACGGCTCGTTATCTCGTGCTTGACCCGCGACCGATGCAGGCGACCTTCGCCATTCCTGACCACCTGGCTCACGCGGATCCGTTTGTGGAGCGGTTCGAACGGTGGTCCCGCCGCCGTTTGGCTGACGGCTTCTCGCTCTATGAAGCCGCTCGTGCGGTGGCGACAAGTCCAAGGACGCTGACACGTCGACTCCACGCCGTGGTTGGGAAGTCGCCTCTCGCATACTTTCAGGACATTCGCATCGAGCGCGCTGTCCATCTGCTACAGACCAGCGACCACAGTATCGATGAGATAGCTGCCCAGGTCGGCTATGCCAACGGGGTGACGTTGCGGACCCTCATCCGACGAAAAATCGGCCGCGGGGTGCGCGAGTTGAGAGCGCGTGTCTGA
- a CDS encoding antibiotic biosynthesis monooxygenase, whose amino-acid sequence MVRVALLVRLQAKPGKEAEVARFLEDALALANQEASTPIWFALKLGPATFGIFDAFTDETGRKAHLAGQIAAALMAKAPALLAQPPQIEQVDVLAAKISQ is encoded by the coding sequence ATGGTACGAGTGGCATTGTTAGTGAGGTTGCAGGCCAAACCGGGGAAGGAAGCGGAGGTCGCTCGTTTTCTCGAAGATGCCCTTGCTCTGGCGAATCAAGAAGCCTCCACGCCGATTTGGTTTGCCCTTAAATTGGGACCGGCCACATTTGGCATCTTTGACGCGTTTACCGATGAGACTGGGCGTAAGGCGCATCTGGCTGGACAAATTGCGGCAGCACTGATGGCAAAGGCACCGGCGCTGCTGGCTCAACCGCCTCAGATCGAACAGGTCGATGTATTGGCCGCGAAGATTTCGCAGTAA
- a CDS encoding GAF domain-containing protein: MPNKRTTFDRGLIAGLSDTVQETIAARENTAESRFKSWCERLGTKWSNRHNALFLEAAVSVMNADRANLQFAHGERLILKSHRGFSKAFLDYFKVVVDEKTCCLTAWKTRRAIHVQDVTTSPHFSEPAIEVLLKDGIRAVSSAPLLTDGGRMIGVLSVHYCQPYAMYVKDLARFRRLAKYIAELLDQRSSRTRSE; this comes from the coding sequence ATGCCAAACAAACGAACCACATTCGACCGTGGCCTGATTGCCGGGTTGTCCGATACGGTTCAAGAAACCATCGCCGCTCGGGAAAATACCGCAGAATCACGATTCAAGTCGTGGTGCGAACGGCTCGGCACCAAATGGTCCAACCGTCATAACGCTCTTTTCCTGGAGGCCGCGGTGTCCGTGATGAACGCAGATCGCGCCAACCTTCAGTTCGCTCACGGTGAGCGATTAATCCTGAAAAGCCATCGTGGTTTCAGCAAAGCGTTTCTGGACTATTTCAAGGTCGTCGTTGACGAGAAGACGTGCTGCCTGACAGCCTGGAAAACGCGGCGTGCCATCCATGTCCAGGATGTCACGACCAGCCCGCACTTTTCCGAACCCGCCATAGAAGTCTTGCTCAAGGACGGGATTCGAGCCGTGTCTTCTGCGCCGTTGCTGACCGACGGTGGTCGTATGATCGGAGTGCTTTCCGTGCACTACTGTCAGCCCTATGCGATGTACGTGAAGGACCTGGCCCGTTTTCGTCGGCTCGCCAAATACATTGCTGAGTTACTCGATCAACGCTCAAGCCGTACTCGTTCCGAATGA
- a CDS encoding PepSY domain-containing protein, whose product MKNRLTQLMSWLHTWIGLLFGWLLFAVFLTGTLTVFDAEITSWMQPELLELSSDTGQIDGSMPWPAELTSLPAPENPDVSSDSPLLRMVKLQEKRTFSGQTVDPVTGRMVIFRDTQGGDFFYHFHYGLLFGWPGAWVVAAAALMMLITLATGLCSHRWVFKDVVMLRLRPYHPRAWLDAHNLTGILMIPFHLMIAVTGLMIFWSIYMPVDVPLLRDSEGILPLISVLHFAQFGGSPMRWLYFIMGLTATVMIATGLVLWTIKRQRSQADSRGVGYSVVEVLNVATVAGLPVAVAAFFWANRLLPLALSERSFWEIRCFFAVWALCLAHSLLRRCSIMAWRDQLYGAAFLLGFLPLLNGLTTNSHLLMTLPRGQWALAGVDLTGFTAGVLLGWTARRVGQRLLTSAG is encoded by the coding sequence ATGAAAAATCGCCTCACCCAATTGATGAGTTGGCTGCATACATGGATCGGGCTTCTCTTTGGGTGGCTCTTGTTTGCGGTCTTTCTGACCGGGACACTGACCGTATTCGACGCGGAGATCACGTCTTGGATGCAACCGGAGTTGCTGGAGCTTTCTTCGGATACCGGTCAGATCGATGGATCTATGCCTTGGCCGGCCGAGCTGACCTCGCTGCCTGCGCCTGAGAATCCGGACGTTTCCTCCGACAGCCCCCTCCTCCGCATGGTCAAGCTCCAGGAGAAGCGGACGTTCTCCGGGCAAACAGTCGATCCCGTCACGGGCCGCATGGTGATCTTCCGCGACACTCAGGGAGGCGACTTCTTCTACCATTTCCATTATGGACTGCTATTCGGGTGGCCCGGCGCATGGGTGGTGGCTGCTGCTGCGCTTATGATGCTCATCACCCTGGCCACAGGACTGTGTAGTCATCGATGGGTGTTCAAGGACGTCGTGATGCTTCGCCTCCGGCCTTATCATCCACGCGCCTGGCTGGACGCGCACAACCTGACCGGCATCCTGATGATCCCGTTTCATCTGATGATTGCCGTCACCGGTCTCATGATTTTCTGGTCGATCTATATGCCGGTGGACGTCCCGCTTCTACGAGACAGCGAAGGCATCTTGCCGCTGATCTCTGTGCTGCACTTCGCACAATTCGGGGGCAGTCCGATGCGCTGGCTTTATTTCATCATGGGGTTGACGGCCACGGTCATGATCGCGACAGGACTCGTCTTGTGGACCATCAAGCGACAGAGATCCCAGGCGGATTCGCGCGGAGTAGGCTATAGCGTGGTTGAAGTCCTCAATGTGGCGACTGTAGCCGGGTTGCCCGTGGCCGTTGCCGCATTCTTTTGGGCAAATCGACTCTTGCCGCTGGCATTGAGCGAGCGATCGTTCTGGGAGATCCGTTGTTTCTTTGCCGTCTGGGCGCTCTGTCTTGCCCACAGCCTGTTGCGGCGATGTTCCATCATGGCCTGGAGAGATCAACTATATGGGGCGGCATTTCTGTTGGGATTCTTGCCCCTCCTCAATGGACTCACGACGAATAGCCATTTGTTGATGACCCTGCCGAGGGGGCAATGGGCGCTGGCAGGTGTCGACCTGACAGGGTTCACAGCGGGGGTGTTGCTCGGCTGGACTGCCCGACGCGTGGGGCAAAGGCTCTTAACCAGTGCGGGTTGA
- a CDS encoding serine acetyltransferase — MDDDTMHRQDTPATNWNLDQIVTELRASRELTHNIRHQGRIHKLPSRKALLGIVEGLCAALFPTHYGRADLNETNIDYFVGHTLNQTLPLLQDQVRRGLVFASHTDEQDDRSLTDKASAITSEFAGQLPNVRALLFTDLQAAYRGDPAATSTSEILLCYPGMTAVIYYRIAHALHRLGAPLIARLISDIAHSSTGIDIHPAADIGSHFFIDHGTGVVIGETTVIGKHVRLYQAVTLGAKRFAEGEQGVLVKGEPRHPIVEDDVVIYAGATILGRVTIGRASVIGGNVWLTQSVPARSHVVQAQMRTSATIHSKPIETPSTDRKT, encoded by the coding sequence ATGGACGACGACACGATGCACCGGCAGGACACTCCGGCGACGAATTGGAACTTGGATCAGATCGTCACGGAACTGCGCGCCTCGCGTGAGCTCACGCACAACATCCGGCATCAAGGACGGATTCACAAATTGCCGTCACGGAAGGCGCTCCTCGGCATCGTCGAAGGTCTGTGTGCCGCACTGTTTCCGACGCACTACGGACGCGCGGATCTCAACGAGACCAACATCGATTACTTTGTCGGACACACCTTGAATCAGACCTTGCCGCTTTTGCAGGATCAAGTCCGCAGAGGGTTGGTGTTCGCATCCCACACGGACGAACAGGACGACCGCTCGCTTACCGACAAAGCGAGTGCAATTACAAGCGAATTTGCAGGCCAACTCCCGAACGTGCGGGCGTTACTCTTCACCGATTTGCAGGCTGCGTACCGAGGCGACCCTGCGGCCACCAGCACGTCCGAGATTCTTCTGTGCTATCCCGGTATGACGGCCGTCATCTATTATCGTATCGCCCATGCCCTGCATCGCTTGGGAGCGCCGCTGATCGCTCGGTTGATTTCGGATATCGCGCATTCGTCCACGGGCATCGATATTCATCCGGCTGCCGACATCGGCAGCCACTTCTTTATCGATCACGGGACCGGTGTCGTCATCGGTGAAACCACTGTCATCGGAAAACATGTCCGTCTCTATCAAGCCGTCACGCTTGGCGCCAAACGGTTCGCAGAAGGCGAGCAGGGTGTTCTGGTCAAGGGAGAGCCTCGCCATCCGATTGTGGAAGATGACGTGGTGATCTACGCAGGCGCCACGATCTTGGGACGTGTCACCATCGGCCGGGCGTCCGTCATCGGCGGAAACGTGTGGCTGACTCAAAGCGTGCCGGCACGAAGCCACGTCGTCCAGGCGCAAATGCGCACCTCAGCGACCATTCACTCAAAGCCGATCGAGACCCCGTCCACAGACCGCAAGACGTAG
- a CDS encoding cysteine synthase A, with amino-acid sequence MNTSRYHGVDGHVGNTPLIRLRRLSELTRCDILGKAEFMNPGGSVKDRAALGIIQDAEARGLLKPGGTIVEGTAGNTGIGLTIVGHARGYHSVIVIPETQSREKIDLLRALGAEVLPVPEKPYSNQANYNHVARRMAEEKGWFWANQFDNTANRLIHYRTTGPEIWEQTAGEVNAFVSAVGTGGTLAGTTLYLKERNPTITIGCADPYGAAMWSWFTNGNTETNDGDSFAEGIGQGRVTKNLEGIAVDTAWRIPDQEALTILYQLLREEGLFLGLSSGINVAGAVRMALERGPGQTIVTILCDSGAKYQSRIFNPEWLAANGLRTDLSIETLLA; translated from the coding sequence ATGAATACATCACGCTATCACGGGGTGGATGGCCACGTCGGCAATACCCCGCTTATCCGCCTGCGCCGCCTTTCAGAACTGACACGCTGCGACATACTCGGGAAGGCCGAATTCATGAACCCGGGCGGGTCGGTGAAAGACCGCGCGGCGCTCGGGATCATCCAGGATGCCGAGGCGAGAGGGCTCCTCAAACCGGGCGGCACCATCGTTGAAGGGACGGCTGGAAACACCGGTATCGGCCTCACGATTGTCGGCCATGCCAGAGGGTACCATTCCGTCATCGTCATTCCCGAGACTCAGTCGCGTGAAAAAATCGACCTGCTGCGCGCCCTTGGCGCAGAGGTACTCCCCGTCCCGGAAAAACCCTATTCCAATCAGGCCAACTACAATCATGTCGCCCGGCGGATGGCGGAGGAAAAGGGCTGGTTCTGGGCCAACCAGTTCGACAACACCGCCAACCGGCTCATCCACTACCGCACGACCGGTCCGGAAATTTGGGAACAGACCGCCGGGGAGGTCAACGCCTTTGTATCCGCCGTCGGTACCGGCGGGACACTGGCGGGAACAACCCTATATCTCAAGGAACGCAATCCAACGATCACGATCGGTTGCGCCGACCCTTATGGCGCGGCGATGTGGTCGTGGTTTACCAACGGCAACACGGAGACAAACGACGGCGATTCGTTTGCCGAAGGTATCGGCCAAGGCCGCGTGACCAAGAACCTCGAGGGGATTGCGGTTGATACCGCCTGGCGCATTCCCGACCAGGAGGCGCTTACCATTCTGTACCAGCTTCTGCGCGAAGAAGGGCTGTTTCTCGGCCTGTCTTCCGGCATCAACGTCGCCGGCGCGGTTCGGATGGCCCTCGAGCGAGGACCGGGTCAGACTATCGTGACCATCTTGTGCGACTCCGGCGCGAAGTATCAATCGAGGATCTTCAATCCGGAATGGCTGGCGGCCAATGGACTGAGGACCGATCTGTCCATCGAGACCCTTCTTGCCTAG
- a CDS encoding glycoside hydrolase family 15 protein yields MYSYGLIGNCQVSALISAEGSLDWLCLPRPDSPPVFGKILDEEGGHFSISSPAPETETTTTQRYLPNTNILVTTVSLSNGDSYQITDFCPRFLQYGRVYRPAALFRIVEPLNGSPSIRVCCKPVSGWEKSAVRSVRGSSHLRYDIRGEYLRLLTNMPLTYLCEQSPVKLTSKLYFALTWGIGIEDDLVKVSHEFLDQTTKYWRSWVKHCSIPVVYQEEVIRSALALKLHCYEDTGAILAALTTSLPEEPGGPRNWDYRYCWLRDAHFSLSAFYNLGHFEEMEGFLKFLLNVGYAYEHSQDRLAPVYTLSQDLPIPETEHTNWQGFLGSRPVRSQNQAAEHVQNDVYGEMILTLAPIFFDNRFFDLRTKDHEALVANLVRLCERSISQPDAGPWEIRNGWKEHSFTNLMNWAGLDRAYRMQRAGFLRDLTTDLDAARTRAANALLQATKDKALRNGPTDDSYDASLAQLAILGFPDREVCDTTITQIKQALALRRDGKETGFFFRYLRQDDFGKPQSSFVICSFWVVQALAKLGRLTEAKQIMRQILTGANDVGLFAEHFVPETRLQLGNFPQAYSHVGLINAAFAVSPPWSDVL; encoded by the coding sequence GTGTACTCGTACGGACTCATCGGTAACTGCCAGGTGTCGGCGCTGATCAGTGCGGAGGGATCACTCGACTGGTTGTGTCTCCCGAGGCCGGACAGTCCTCCGGTCTTCGGCAAAATCCTGGATGAGGAGGGCGGCCACTTTTCCATCTCCTCGCCCGCACCCGAAACCGAAACGACCACCACTCAACGATATCTCCCGAACACGAATATCCTCGTAACGACCGTCTCGCTTTCCAACGGGGATTCATACCAGATCACCGACTTTTGCCCTCGTTTTCTGCAGTACGGTCGTGTCTACCGGCCGGCCGCGCTGTTTCGAATCGTGGAGCCGCTGAACGGGTCGCCTTCCATTCGTGTCTGTTGCAAGCCGGTTTCAGGCTGGGAGAAAAGCGCGGTCCGTTCGGTCCGCGGCAGCAGCCATCTCCGGTACGATATTCGAGGTGAGTACTTGCGTCTGCTCACCAACATGCCGCTCACGTACCTCTGCGAACAATCACCGGTCAAGCTGACATCGAAGCTCTACTTTGCGTTGACCTGGGGAATCGGCATTGAAGACGACCTGGTCAAGGTCAGCCATGAATTTCTGGACCAAACGACCAAGTACTGGCGAAGCTGGGTGAAACATTGTTCGATCCCGGTCGTGTATCAGGAGGAAGTGATCCGCTCGGCCCTTGCACTCAAACTCCACTGCTATGAAGACACCGGGGCGATTCTCGCGGCCCTGACGACAAGCCTGCCGGAAGAGCCGGGCGGCCCTCGAAACTGGGACTATCGTTACTGCTGGCTCCGCGATGCGCACTTCTCGCTGTCCGCTTTTTACAACCTAGGGCACTTCGAGGAAATGGAAGGGTTCCTGAAATTTCTGCTCAACGTGGGATATGCGTACGAGCATTCTCAGGATCGCCTGGCGCCCGTCTATACGCTGAGCCAAGATCTGCCCATCCCGGAAACCGAACACACCAATTGGCAGGGTTTTCTCGGCAGCCGTCCCGTACGGAGCCAGAATCAAGCCGCCGAACATGTACAAAACGACGTCTACGGCGAGATGATTCTCACACTCGCTCCGATCTTCTTCGACAACCGATTTTTTGACCTGCGGACCAAAGACCACGAGGCGCTGGTCGCGAATTTGGTCCGACTCTGCGAGCGAAGCATTTCTCAACCGGACGCCGGACCATGGGAGATTCGTAACGGCTGGAAGGAGCACTCGTTCACCAACCTGATGAACTGGGCCGGGCTCGATCGGGCCTACCGCATGCAGCGTGCGGGCTTTCTCCGTGATCTGACGACCGACCTCGACGCGGCGCGGACCAGAGCGGCGAACGCCCTGCTGCAAGCGACGAAAGACAAGGCGTTGCGGAACGGGCCGACCGACGACAGTTACGATGCGTCCCTGGCGCAATTGGCCATTCTTGGATTTCCGGATCGGGAAGTGTGCGATACGACGATCACGCAGATCAAGCAGGCCCTGGCCTTACGCCGCGACGGGAAGGAGACGGGCTTCTTCTTTCGTTACCTGCGACAGGATGACTTCGGAAAACCGCAATCGAGCTTTGTCATTTGCTCATTCTGGGTCGTGCAGGCACTGGCCAAACTCGGCCGCCTGACCGAAGCGAAGCAGATCATGAGGCAGATTCTCACCGGAGCCAACGACGTGGGGCTCTTTGCCGAACACTTCGTGCCGGAAACCCGCCTCCAGCTCGGTAATTTCCCACAGGCTTATTCGCACGTCGGTTTGATCAATGCCGCGTTTGCCGTCAGTCCGCCGTGGAGTGACGTGCTCTAG